Proteins found in one Elusimicrobium sp. genomic segment:
- a CDS encoding PaaI family thioesterase translates to MKKLRQPTSLQCFACGRNNPFGLKLEWYNNYDEKQVETEFTLGDNYCSYPGTVHGGIIATILDETSGRAIMLDNNFERLMVTLKMEVVYKHNTPTNTPLKAVGRVLRDGGSRAQVEAEIVLPDGTVSAKCTAIIFRIPQAVKDKWGPEADEWARTTPKVEE, encoded by the coding sequence ATGAAGAAACTTCGTCAACCCACTTCTCTACAATGTTTTGCCTGCGGGCGGAATAACCCCTTTGGACTTAAATTGGAGTGGTATAATAACTACGATGAAAAACAGGTGGAAACCGAGTTTACTTTAGGCGATAATTATTGTTCCTATCCCGGCACGGTACACGGCGGAATTATCGCCACGATTTTGGACGAAACCTCCGGCCGCGCCATTATGCTTGATAACAACTTTGAACGCTTAATGGTTACGCTTAAAATGGAAGTGGTGTACAAACACAACACCCCCACCAACACTCCGTTAAAAGCGGTAGGCCGCGTACTCCGCGACGGCGGATCTCGCGCACAAGTGGAAGCCGAAATTGTCTTGCCGGACGGCACTGTTTCGGCCAAATGCACCGCTATCATTTTTAGAATTCCGCAAGCCGTAAAAGATAAATGGGGGCCGGAAGCCGACGAGTGGGCACGCACCACCCCCAAAGTGGAAGAATAG
- a CDS encoding histone: MAVKKTVKKVAAKKPAAKKVAVKKAAVKPAKKACAKKACAKKTVKKVAVKKAAVKPAKKACAKKACAKKTCAKKVAAKKPAAKKVAVKKAAVKTTKKVAAKKPAAKKPAKKVAKKK, translated from the coding sequence ATGGCTGTGAAAAAAACCGTGAAAAAAGTAGCCGCCAAAAAACCGGCCGCTAAAAAAGTAGCCGTAAAAAAGGCTGCCGTGAAACCGGCGAAAAAAGCGTGTGCCAAAAAAGCCTGCGCCAAAAAAACCGTGAAAAAAGTGGCTGTTAAAAAAGCCGCTGTAAAACCGGCAAAAAAAGCCTGTGCCAAAAAAGCCTGCGCTAAAAAAACTTGTGCTAAAAAAGTAGCCGCCAAAAAACCGGCCGCTAAAAAAGTAGCCGTAAAAAAAGCTGCCGTTAAAACCACTAAAAAAGTGGCTGCCAAAAAACCGGCCGCTAAAAAACCGGCTAAAAAAGTAGCCAAGAAAAAATAA
- a CDS encoding CYTH domain-containing protein produces the protein MKKFETEFKWDASAPYAFARMLGAMRKVADKQCVSAPDYLQIKDVYLDAPDGRLQKEKIALRVRNTNGTFEITYKTRTEVLNGKAIRREETLPLPNVKSLSGALHFLKEKKAWEGILLTDLLPLFSISNRRVVRLIKWQGSALELSFDRCVIRAADRQTKLKEIELELKRGPTEKLEEFASQIMRLSGLPFSKKSKVKTATALLNGGEK, from the coding sequence ATGAAGAAATTTGAAACCGAATTTAAGTGGGACGCTTCTGCCCCGTACGCATTTGCACGCATGTTGGGGGCTATGCGAAAAGTGGCGGATAAACAATGCGTTTCCGCTCCCGATTACCTGCAAATAAAAGATGTATATTTAGATGCTCCCGACGGAAGACTGCAAAAAGAAAAAATTGCCTTACGCGTGCGGAACACAAACGGAACTTTTGAAATTACATACAAGACCCGCACGGAAGTGCTGAACGGAAAAGCTATCCGCCGCGAAGAAACTTTGCCTTTGCCCAATGTGAAAAGTTTATCGGGTGCCCTTCATTTCTTAAAAGAAAAAAAAGCGTGGGAAGGAATCTTGCTTACCGATTTATTGCCTTTATTTTCTATTTCAAATCGTCGTGTGGTACGCTTGATTAAGTGGCAGGGGAGTGCGTTGGAATTATCATTTGATAGATGCGTAATTCGCGCCGCCGACCGGCAAACCAAGTTAAAAGAAATCGAACTGGAATTGAAAAGAGGCCCGACGGAAAAACTGGAAGAATTTGCCTCTCAAATTATGAGATTAAGCGGGTTGCCTTTTTCCAAAAAATCAAAAGTAAAAACGGCCACGGCTCTACTCAACGGAGGGGAAAAATGA